A genome region from Magnolia sinica isolate HGM2019 chromosome 8, MsV1, whole genome shotgun sequence includes the following:
- the LOC131252635 gene encoding laccase-4-like: protein MHIKTYRYIHSVRERERERDTHMESWVRTVVLVSCLLLPTVVECKVRHYKFNVVLRNKTRLCQTKPIVTVNGRFPGPTLYAREGDNVIVKVTNHVKYNVTIHWHGVRQLQTGWFDGPAYITQCPIQTGQSYVYNFTITGQRGTLLWHAHVLWLRATVHGAIVILPKLGVPYPFPKPDKEEIIILGEWWTSDVEAVINTAMAAGQAPNVSDAHTINGHPGPLSNCSQQGGYKLQVEPSKTYLLRIINAALNEELFFKVAGHSLTVVEVDAVYVKPFKIDTILITPGQTTNVLLTANQSLGRYLITASPFMDTPIVAVDNMTGTATVHYSGTLATSATTLTTPPPQNATPVANNFILALRSLNSKAFPANVPLTIDHSLFFTAGMGVNPCSTCVNGSRAVAAMNNVSFVMPTTAILQAHYFNISGVYTTDFPGNPLITFNYTGTLPTNLQTLNGTRVYKLAYNSTVQLVLQDTGFIAPENHPIHLHGFNFFGVGRGVGNFNATTDPANFNLVDPVERNTIGVPSGGWTAIRFRADNPGVWFLHCHLEVHTTWGLKMAFLVDNGKGPKESLIPPPSDLPTC from the exons ATGCATATTAAGACATATCGATACATACATagtgtgcgagagagagagagagagagagacacacacatGGAGTCTTGGGTTAGAACTGTGGTGTTGGTGTCTTGCCTTCTTCTTCCTACGGTTGTAGAATGCAAAGTTCGGCACTACAAGTTCAAT GTGGTGTTGAGGAATAAAACGCGGCTGTGTCAAACGAAGCCGATCGTCACCGTCAACGGTCGATTCCCAGGGCCCACTCTCTATGCAAGGGAGGGTGATAACGTGATTGTCAAGGTCACTAATCACGTCAAATACAACGTTACCATTCACTG GCACGGAGTCCGACAGCTCCAAACAGGTTGGTTTGATGGGCCAGCATACATCACACAATGCCCGATCCAGACCGGTCAAAGCTACGTATACAACTTCACTATCACGGGCCAAAGAGGCACACTTCTGTGGCACGCTCACGTCCTCTGGCTACGAGCCACCGTGCATGGTGCCATCGTCATCCTACCCAAGCTCGGCGTTCCGTATCCGTTCCCAAAGCCCGATAAGGAAGAAATCATCATATTGG GCGAATGGTGGACGTCGGATGTTGAAGCTGTGATCAATACAGCCATGGCGGCCGGCCAGGCGCCAAACGTATCAGATGCCCACACGATCAACGGTCATCCTGGCCCACTCTCAAATTGCTCTCAACAAG GGGGTTACAAGTTACAAGTAGAGCCTAGCAAGACATACCTCCTCCGAATCATCAATGCTGCCCTCAATGAAGAGCTTTTCTTCAAGGTGGCCGGACACTCGCTGACCGTCGTCGAGGTAGACGCCGTCTACGTCAAGCCCTTCAAGATCGACACCATCCTCATCACACCAGGCCAGACCACTAACGTCCTCCTAACCGCCAATCAAAGCTTGGGACGATACCTAATCACCGCATCCCCATTCATGGACACTCCAATCGTCGCTGTCGATAACATGACCGGCACCGCCACCGTACACTACTCAGGCACACTTGCCACATCAGCAACTACACTCACTACCCCACCTCCCCAAAACGCCACTCCGGTAGCGAACAACTTCATATTAGCCCTTCGAAGCCTGAATTCAAAGGCGTTCCCGGCCAATGTTCCACTGACCATTGATCACTCCCTTTTCTTCACCGCCGGCATGGGAGTCAATCCATGCTCGACGTGCGTAAACGGGAGCCGGGCCGTAGCCGCTATGAACAATGTGAGTTTTGTGATGCCAACAACCGCTATTCTTCAAGCTCACTATTTCAACATAAGTGGCGTATACACCACTGATTTTCCAGGCAACCCTTTGATCACGTTCAATTACACCGGCACACTTCCTACAAACCTTCAGACACTGAACGGGACGAGAGTATACAAGCTTGCATACAATTCAACGGTTCAGCTCGTCCTACAAGATACGGGTTTTATCGCCCCCGAGAATCACCCGATCCATTTGCATGGGTTCAATTTCTTTGGGGTTGGAAGGGGGGTGGGGAATTTCAATGCGACAACCGATCCTGCTAATTTCAATCTGGTCGACCCCGTTGAGAGGAATACGATTGGGGTCCCGTCAGGTGGATGGACCGCTATCCGATTCAGAGCTGATAATCCAG GTGTTTGGTTCTTGCATTGTCATTTGGAAGTGCACACGACATGGGGTCTGAAAATGGCATTTTTAGTAGACAACGGAAAAGGCCCCAAAGAATCGCTTATACCGCCCCCAAGTGATCTTCCTACTTGTTAG